In the genome of Cercospora beticola chromosome 2, complete sequence, one region contains:
- a CDS encoding uncharacterized protein (MEROPS:MER0031610): protein MSSKQYQFCAYVDPALGVERIGSLDGDQIQPLAYPSGTPLSNLYEVISLDESTIIPFSEPLSRNTVRLLAPINGRDILCVGKNYAEHAIEFNKSGFDSSDKADQPTHPVIFTKRFTSIIADGEEILPHPDFTQSADFEGELGVIIGRPGFQISEQDAMKHVWGYTIVNDMTARERQRDHKQFYIGKSPDTYCPMGPVAIPANRFTGALRVQTRVNGDLRQNATTDNLIFSIPYLIKTMSEGQTLMPGDVLATGTPAGVGIGRTPPVYLNPGDEVAVSIEGLGTLTNRIASKSAANPTLQRVQQNQLKALPVANAGKSLNAKVGLTDIGGKPLNVLRRGAENGPPAVFVHGLGGTADYWTPLIQAAGLDKSHALHLFDFEGHGQSPTSPLSTITIASLATDLKNVFQNAGIAPGSDATLFAHSMGCIVAIRFVLDNPQLVKKLILVGPPPIPLPEAASKNNKARATLVRQKTMAGVVDAVVGAGTSAKTQSENGLAISAVRMSLLAQDPEGYAKACDALAGATESLDLSAISADTLIVTGSEDKVSPPALCQGYSEKLKNSKGVVVLQNVGHWHVFEDVQGVANSLKAFS from the exons ATGTCGTCCAAGCAATACCAGTTCTGCGCCTACGTCGATCCAGCTCTCGGAGTCGAGCGTATCGGAAGCTTGGACGGAGATCAGATCCAGCCTCTGGCTTACCCTTCGGGCACACCACTCTCGAACCTTTATGAAGTAATCAGCCTGGACGAGTCGACCATAATTCCATTTTCAGAGCCACTGTCCCGCAACACAGTCCGGCTCCTTGCTCCCATCAATGGCCGAGACATTCTGTGCGTAGGCAAGAACTACGCAGAACATGCAATCGAGTTCAACAAGTCCGGGTTCGACAGCTCGGACAAAGCGGACCAACCCACCCATCCAGTCATCTTCACCAAGCGTTTCACATCCATCATTGCAGACGGTGAAGAAATCTTGCCTCATCCAGATTTCACACAGAGCGCAGATTTCGAGGGCGAACTTGGCGTGATAATCGGCAGGCCTGGATTCCAGATCTCGGAACAGGATGCCATGAAACATGTCTGGGGCTACACTATCGTCAATGATATGACAGCCCGAGAAAGGCAACGAGACCATAAGCAATTCTATATCGGGAAGTCTCCAGACACTTATTGCCCAATG GGTCCGGTGGCCATTCCTGCGAATCGCTTCACGGGTGCACTCCGTGTACAGACCAGAGTCAATGGTGACCTGCGGCAAAATGCGACGACTGATAATCTGATCTTCA GCATTCCTTATCTCATCAAGACGATGTCTGAAGGACAAACCCTGATGCCAGGAGACGTCTTGGCCACAGGCACA CCCGCTGGCGTTGGCATCGGTCGAACCCCACCGGTATAC CTCAACCCCGGAGATGAAGTTGCAGTCTCAATCGAAGGGTTGGGCACCCTCACTAATAGAATCGCCTCGAAGTCTGCCGCCAACCCAACTCTGCAGCGTGTGCAACAGAACCAACTCAAGGCGCTGCCAGTAGCGAACGCCGGAAAGAGCTTGAATGCGAAAGTAGGGCTAACGGACATTGGAGGAAAGCCTCTGAATGTTCTACGCCGTGGTGCAGAAAACGGTCCACCAGCTGTCTTCGTCCATGGCCTTGGCGGTACGGCGGATTACT GGACACCTCTCATTCAAGCCGCCGGCCTAGACAAAAGCCATGCACTGCACCTGTTCGACTTCGAAGGCCACGGCCAATCGCCCACATCGCCGCTATCGACCATCACCATAGCCTCACTCGCAACCGATCTGAAAAACGTCTTCCAGAATGCTGGGATTGCCCCCGGCTCCGATGCCACGCTTTTCGCACACTCAATGGGCTGCATCGTGGCGATAAGATTCGTCTTGGACAACCCACAGCTGGTCAAGaaactcatcctcgtcggGCCTCCGCCGATCCCGCTTCCAGAAGCCGCAAGCAAGAATAACAAAGCGCGTGCTACGCTCGTGCGGCAGAAGACAATGGCTGGCGTCGTGGACGCTGTTGTCGGAGCTGGAACTTCCGCCAAGACACAATCAGAGAATGGTCTTGCAATAAGCGCCGTGCGCATGTCGCTTCTGGCACAAGATCCTGAGGGATATGCGAAAGCGTGCGATGCGCTGGCTGGTGCTACAGAGTCTCTGGATCTATCTGCGATTTCCGCTGACACGCTGATTGTAACGGGTTCAGAGGATAAGGTCAGCCCTCCGGCACTTTGCCAGGGCTACagcgagaagctgaagaacagCAAGGGTGTCGTTGTCTTACAGAATGTTGGCCATTGGCATGTTTTCGAAGATGTCCAAGGTGTTGCCAATAGTCTCAAAGCATTCTCGTAG